In a single window of the Jaculus jaculus isolate mJacJac1 chromosome 9, mJacJac1.mat.Y.cur, whole genome shotgun sequence genome:
- the Cldn23 gene encoding claudin-23 — protein MRTPVVMTLGMVLTPCGLLLNLISTLTPGWRLVKGFLDQPVDVVLYQGLWDMCREQSSRERQCGQPDPWGYWEARPVQAARGLMVTSLAVAALGLLLASLGVRCWRDEPHFALAGLSGLVLFVAGLFSLVPVSWYNHFLGDRDVLPAPDSPVSVQVSYSLVLGYLGSCLLLLGGFSLALSWAPWCEERCRRCRKAAPAGPRRASISTVHVDWPEPALTPAIKYYSDGQHRPPPAAASNSAAGKLKVGFPMPRPPPKAYTNPMDVLDGEGDPAATSQGASSRSTRPCQSSLPCDSDL, from the coding sequence ATGCGGACGCCAGTGGTGATgacgctgggcatggtgctgaCGCCCTGCGGGCTGTTGCTCAACCTCATCAGCACGCTGACCCCGGGCTGGCGGCTGGTCAAGGGCTTCCTGGACCAGCCCGTGGACGTGGTGCTGTACCAGGGCCTGTGGGACATGTGTCGCGAGCAGAGCAGCCGCGAGCGCCAGTGCGGCCAGCCGGACCCGTGGGGCTACTGGGAGGCGCGGCCGGTGCAGGCGGCGCGCGGCCTCATGGTCACGTCGCTGGCCGTCGCCGCGCTGGGGCTGCTGCTGGCCTCGCTGGGCGTGCGCTGCTGGCGCGACGAGCCCCACTTCGCGCTGGCCGGACTCTCGGGGCTCGTGCTCTTTGTCGCCGGCCTCTTCAGCCTCGTCCCTGTCTCCTGGTATAACCACTTCCTGGGCGACCGTGACGTCCTGCCCGCCCCGGACAGCCCGGTCAGCGTGCAGGTGAGCTACAGCCTGGTGCTGGGCTACCTGGGCAGctgcctgctgctgctgggcgGCTTCTCGCTGGCGCTCAGCTGGGCGCCCTGGTGCGAGGAGCGCTGTCGCCGCTGCCGCAAGGCGGCCCCCGCCGGCCCGCGCCGCGCCAGCATCAGCACGGTCCACGTGGACTGGCCCGAGCCCGCGCTCACGCCCGCCATCAAGTACTACAGCGACGGCCAGCACCGCCCGCCTCCCGCCGCCGCCAGCAACTCCGCCGCCGGCAAGCTCAAGGTCGGCTTCCCCATGCCCAGGCCGCCGCCCAAGGCCTACACCAACCCGATGGATGTGCTGGATGGGGAGGGGGACCCGGCGGCCACCTCCCAAGGCGCCTCCTCGCGCAGCACCAGGCCCTGCCAGAGCTCGCTGCCCTGTGACTCGGACCTGTAG